From a region of the Acidaminococcales bacterium genome:
- the tgt gene encoding tRNA guanosine(34) transglycosylase Tgt: MPPVYIKISKECPVTGARAGMLHTPRGSFPTPLFMPVGTQAAVKTLSPEEIKGTGADVILANTYHLFLRPGEGVVAKAGGLHQFMNWDRGILTDSGGFQVFSLGALRKITEEGVAFRSHIDGSRQTLTPERATKIQEALGADIIMAFDECIPYPADYAYALSSTERTGRWALRCAKAKTRGEQALFAIVQGGAYGDLRRMSAERMAELDLPGYGIGGLSVGEPKEVMYEMLGAVTDCLPKEKPRYLMGVGTPDCLVEAVALGVDMFDCVFPTRVARNGMAMTYRGRLPLKNARYAEDFLPIEPGCGCYACRNYSRSYIRHLLKAGETFAPRLLSLHNLYFIARFMRDVRSAIIKGNFPEFRKNFLEKWQH, encoded by the coding sequence TTGCCGCCGGTATATATAAAAATAAGCAAAGAATGCCCGGTTACCGGCGCGCGCGCCGGCATGCTGCACACGCCGCGCGGCAGCTTTCCAACGCCGCTTTTCATGCCGGTGGGCACGCAGGCCGCAGTCAAGACGCTTTCGCCGGAAGAAATTAAAGGGACAGGAGCCGATGTCATCCTGGCCAATACCTATCATCTTTTTTTGCGCCCGGGCGAGGGCGTAGTGGCAAAAGCCGGCGGCCTGCACCAATTCATGAATTGGGACAGGGGGATTTTAACCGACAGCGGCGGCTTCCAAGTATTCAGCTTAGGCGCGCTGCGCAAGATAACGGAGGAAGGGGTGGCTTTCCGGTCGCACATCGATGGCTCGCGGCAAACGCTCACGCCGGAGCGGGCGACAAAAATACAGGAGGCGCTGGGCGCCGATATAATAATGGCTTTTGACGAATGTATCCCCTATCCGGCGGATTACGCTTACGCGCTTTCTTCCACCGAACGCACCGGGCGCTGGGCGCTGCGTTGCGCTAAAGCAAAAACGCGCGGCGAGCAGGCTCTTTTCGCCATAGTGCAGGGCGGCGCATATGGCGATCTGCGCCGGATGAGCGCCGAACGCATGGCGGAATTGGATCTGCCGGGCTACGGCATAGGCGGCTTGAGCGTCGGCGAGCCCAAAGAGGTGATGTACGAAATGCTTGGCGCGGTTACGGACTGCCTGCCGAAGGAAAAGCCGCGCTACCTCATGGGCGTCGGCACGCCGGATTGCCTAGTGGAAGCCGTCGCGTTGGGCGTGGACATGTTTGACTGCGTTTTCCCGACCCGGGTGGCGCGTAACGGCATGGCCATGACCTACCGGGGGCGCCTGCCGCTAAAAAACGCCCGCTACGCCGAAGATTTCCTGCCGATTGAACCGGGCTGCGGCTGCTACGCCTGCCGCAACTATTCGCGCTCTTATATAAGGCATTTGCTGAAAGCCGGGGAAACTTTCGCGCCGCGCCTCCTGTCTTTGCATAATTTATATTTTATCGCGCGGTTTATGCGCGATGTCCGGTCGGCCATAATAAAGGGCAATTTCCCAGAATTCAGAAAAAATTTTTTAGAAAAATGGCAACATTGA
- the queA gene encoding tRNA preQ1(34) S-adenosylmethionine ribosyltransferase-isomerase QueA produces the protein MLVKDFDYRLPAEKIAQTPANPRDHSRLMVMDRQTGFFSHRRFYDITEYLQGNDILVFNDTKVIPARLFGRKASGARIEVLLLRRLDGGDWEILARPGKKAKAGDFLDFGGGISCQIIGKTDFGGRTARFYHEGDFAKALEKIGEVPLPPYIHTKIKDFSLYQTVYAKVEGSAAAPTAGLHFTEGLLAKIKAAGIKSAFVTLHVGLGTFRPVSAENVDEHVMHSEYYSVSAQTAEEINAARKKGGRVIAIGTTCARVLESAGAGGRMRAAAGQTDIFIYPGYQFKIMDALVTNFHLPQSTLLMLASAFCRREFMLAAYREAIEQDYRFFSFGDAMLIV, from the coding sequence ATGCTTGTCAAAGATTTTGATTATCGCCTGCCGGCGGAAAAAATAGCCCAAACCCCCGCCAACCCGCGCGATCACTCGCGCCTTATGGTCATGGACAGGCAAACCGGTTTTTTTTCGCACCGGCGTTTTTACGACATAACGGAATATTTGCAAGGCAACGACATATTAGTGTTCAACGATACCAAAGTCATACCGGCTCGGCTTTTCGGGCGCAAAGCCAGCGGCGCCAGGATAGAGGTCCTGCTTTTGCGCCGTTTGGACGGCGGCGATTGGGAAATATTGGCGCGGCCGGGCAAAAAAGCAAAGGCAGGCGATTTTTTGGATTTTGGCGGCGGCATAAGTTGCCAAATAATTGGAAAAACTGATTTTGGCGGCCGGACAGCGCGATTTTATCACGAAGGGGACTTCGCGAAAGCGCTGGAAAAGATTGGCGAAGTGCCTTTGCCGCCTTACATTCACACAAAAATAAAAGACTTTTCCCTCTACCAGACTGTATACGCGAAGGTGGAAGGCTCGGCGGCCGCGCCCACGGCCGGCCTTCATTTTACCGAAGGGCTGTTGGCAAAAATAAAGGCCGCGGGGATAAAATCCGCCTTTGTTACCCTGCACGTAGGGCTTGGCACTTTCCGGCCGGTCAGCGCGGAAAACGTGGACGAACACGTGATGCACAGCGAATATTACAGCGTGAGCGCGCAAACGGCGGAAGAAATCAACGCGGCCAGAAAAAAAGGCGGCCGGGTGATTGCCATCGGCACGACTTGCGCCCGCGTATTGGAGAGCGCGGGCGCGGGCGGCCGTATGCGGGCGGCGGCCGGGCAGACGGACATATTTATTTATCCCGGTTATCAATTTAAAATCATGGACGCCCTCGTTACCAATTTTCATTTGCCGCAAAGTACGCTTCTTATGCTGGCAAGTGCTTTTTGCCGGCGCGAATTCATGCTTGCCGCCTATCGGGAAGCTATTGAGCAGGACTATCGGTTTTTCAGCTTCGGCGACGCCATGCTCATCGTTTGA
- a CDS encoding SpoIID/LytB domain-containing protein — protein MTKRTFLAFFLLVFWGTSALAATGPNIRVSVVTGQRSALIAAQTALFSARLDSGEFLDFLPEAKHLLTAENGFLKIDGRLTAGKSVTITSETAGSAAEVNRKVFRGAFKVSIAAGGEALNVVNVLPVEEYLYGTVPNEIPPLWPEEAMRAQAVISRTIAFCAIAGGRQKDFDLPALYQGNAYYGRDIERPEITEAIRATAGQVVIRQGEPIRAFFHAAGGGRTEELAALPYIRSVVDYDQDCPDFEWKKTFNVKFVDERLKYAGHGDIGRLRGFEFSALEGAETPDRGKSGRLVSIKVLGDRGFAVIKGEEFAAMLDLPSGAFDIAIANLLPESIDVPISDPYGNVVGVKKIPVTVNAEPIFPAGRPLAQRVSWADNEKIIVKGRGKGSGLGYSQWGGRGLALAGKSHGEILGHYFPGTQIGKMY, from the coding sequence ATGACAAAACGGACTTTCTTGGCTTTTTTTTTGTTGGTTTTTTGGGGGACAAGCGCCCTGGCCGCGACCGGCCCCAATATTAGGGTAAGCGTGGTAACAGGGCAGCGTTCGGCGCTCATTGCCGCCCAAACCGCCCTGTTTTCAGCCCGGCTGGACAGCGGCGAATTTTTGGATTTTTTGCCTGAAGCCAAACACCTGCTGACGGCGGAAAACGGATTTTTGAAAATTGACGGACGCCTTACCGCCGGGAAAAGCGTTACTATAACATCCGAAACTGCCGGCAGCGCGGCCGAGGTCAACCGAAAGGTTTTTCGCGGCGCTTTCAAAGTCAGCATAGCGGCCGGCGGCGAAGCCCTCAATGTAGTGAACGTCCTGCCGGTAGAAGAATACCTTTACGGCACCGTGCCCAATGAAATACCGCCGCTTTGGCCGGAGGAGGCGATGAGGGCGCAGGCGGTGATCAGCCGTACCATAGCCTTTTGCGCCATAGCCGGCGGGCGGCAAAAAGATTTTGATCTTCCCGCTTTGTATCAAGGCAACGCTTATTACGGCCGGGATATTGAGCGGCCTGAGATAACGGAGGCGATCAGGGCGACCGCCGGGCAGGTCGTTATCCGGCAAGGCGAACCCATCCGGGCGTTTTTCCATGCCGCCGGCGGCGGGCGCACCGAAGAACTGGCTGCATTGCCCTATATCCGGTCGGTCGTTGATTATGACCAAGATTGCCCGGATTTTGAATGGAAAAAGACCTTCAACGTGAAATTTGTTGATGAGCGGCTCAAATACGCCGGGCATGGAGACATCGGCCGGTTGCGGGGATTTGAGTTTTCCGCCCTGGAAGGCGCCGAAACGCCGGACAGGGGAAAATCCGGGCGGCTCGTCAGCATAAAGGTGCTTGGCGATCGCGGCTTCGCCGTTATTAAGGGGGAAGAATTCGCCGCAATGTTAGATCTGCCGAGCGGCGCTTTTGACATCGCCATAGCCAATCTTTTGCCGGAATCTATTGACGTGCCGATCTCCGATCCTTACGGCAACGTCGTGGGCGTAAAAAAAATACCGGTCACGGTAAACGCCGAACCGATTTTCCCCGCCGGCCGGCCGCTGGCGCAAAGAGTATCCTGGGCGGACAATGAAAAAATCATCGTCAAGGGACGCGGCAAAGGAAGCGGCCTCGGCTACAGCCAATGGGGCGGGCGCGGGCTCGCGCTGGCGGGCAAAAGCCACGGGGAGATTCTCGGACATTATTTCCCGGGCACGCAGATCGGAAAAATGTATTAG
- a CDS encoding DUF2905 domain-containing protein codes for MGKTLMSIGAALLVLGALVHFGGKFFPLFHLPGDIRIQRENFSFSFPVVSCILISVVLSFVFNFLTRR; via the coding sequence ATGGGCAAGACATTGATGTCAATTGGGGCGGCGCTTTTGGTTTTGGGCGCGCTTGTCCATTTCGGCGGCAAGTTTTTCCCACTCTTTCATCTGCCCGGCGACATCAGGATACAGAGGGAAAATTTCAGCTTCAGTTTTCCTGTTGTCAGTTGTATACTAATCAGCGTAGTGCTGTCTTTTGTGTTCAATTTCTTGACCCGCAGGTGA
- a CDS encoding epoxyqueuosine reductase QueH yields MSGDLLLHACCAPCSIFPSAFLRGKGRDFTLYFFNPNIQPYREFKRRLAALREFAAAGGIKLAVDKSYPLEDFLVCALREPIIRCHYCYKLRMRKTAEFAANNGYGAFSATLLGSPYQRHDEIAGFARAAAAEFGVSFEYYDFRPGFCEGEKTSRACGMYRQSYCGCVFSERDRYEKKRKK; encoded by the coding sequence ATGAGCGGCGATCTGTTGCTGCATGCTTGCTGCGCGCCCTGCTCGATTTTCCCGTCCGCCTTTTTGCGCGGCAAAGGAAGGGATTTTACCCTATATTTTTTCAACCCCAACATACAGCCTTACCGGGAGTTTAAACGGCGGCTGGCCGCTTTGCGCGAATTCGCCGCTGCGGGCGGGATAAAACTTGCCGTCGACAAAAGTTATCCTTTAGAAGATTTCTTGGTTTGCGCCCTGCGCGAACCTATAATCCGCTGTCATTACTGCTACAAACTGAGGATGCGCAAAACGGCCGAATTTGCCGCCAACAACGGCTACGGCGCTTTTTCCGCCACGCTTTTGGGCAGCCCTTACCAGCGGCACGACGAGATTGCCGGTTTCGCGCGGGCGGCGGCGGCGGAATTTGGCGTAAGTTTTGAGTATTACGATTTTCGCCCCGGGTTCTGCGAGGGGGAAAAAACAAGCCGCGCCTGCGGCATGTACCGGCAGTCTTACTGCGGCTGCGTTTTCAGCGAGCGCGACCGTTATGAAAAGAAAAGGAAGAAGTGA